The Phycisphaeraceae bacterium genome segment GACGAGATGATCCGCGACGACGAGGAGAGCGGCCGTCGGGGCTGGGGCGTCACCTACACCAACGCGCAGGTGCGGCGACTGTGCCGGCTCTTCAAGTGGGCGGCGTCGCAGGAGATCGTCTCCGCGAGCGTGAGAGTGGAGCTGCTGGCGGTGGACCCGCTCAAGCCCGGGCGCTGCGGGGCGCGGGCTGGGCGGGTCGTCAAGCCCGTCCCGGTCGAGGTGGTCGAGAAGACGCTGCCGTACATGGCCAGCCCGGTCGCCGCGGCTGTGCGGTTGCAGTTGCTCACCGGAGCCCGGCCCGACGAGGTGCTCAGTCTGCGGCTGTGCGACATCGACACATCGAGCGGCGACGGGGTCTGGGTGGTCCGCCCCGAACGGCACAAGACGCAGTACATGGGGCACGACCGAGTGCTCTTCCTCGGCCCCAAGGCGCAGGCCGTGCTGGAGCGGTTCATGGACCGCCCGCCGGGCGCGTACCTCTTCTGCCCCGCGGAGGCGGACGCCGAACGCCGCGCGTCCCGGGCGGCGGCCCGCACGACGCCCCTCTCGTGCGGCAACCGTGCCGGGACGAACCGCAAGGACGAGCCGAAGAAGGCGGCGGGTGAGCGCTACGACGCGCGGGCGTACTACCGGGCGGTGCAGTACGCTTGCGACGTAGCCTTCCCGCCGCCACCGCCGCTGGCCAAGCGGGACGACGAGACGAGGGAGGCGTGGCGGAAGCGCCTGTTGGAGACGGGACTGAAGGCCGACCTCGACGCCTGGCGCAAGGAGCACCGGTGGTTCCCGTACCAGCTCCGCCACACGGCCGCGACCCTCTACCGGCGGGAGCACGGCTT includes the following:
- a CDS encoding tyrosine-type recombinase/integrase, producing the protein MPKTPGYRKRHDRNQAIVTLTDAGTKRRRDYWLGEYGSPESRELYHRVVAEWEANARRLIDPDFEKPAAGGPGGDDGADGSGGITISELCARFWRMRAPQFNANEQGHFKALIRLLRRSYGSTPASAFGPRRLQRLRDEMIRDDEESGRRGWGVTYTNAQVRRLCRLFKWAASQEIVSASVRVELLAVDPLKPGRCGARAGRVVKPVPVEVVEKTLPYMASPVAAAVRLQLLTGARPDEVLSLRLCDIDTSSGDGVWVVRPERHKTQYMGHDRVLFLGPKAQAVLERFMDRPPGAYLFCPAEADAERRASRAAARTTPLSCGNRAGTNRKDEPKKAAGERYDARAYYRAVQYACDVAFPPPPPLAKRDDETREAWRKRLLETGLKADLDAWRKEHRWFPYQLRHTAATLYRREHGLEASALVLGHASARVTDAVYAERDQSKVAEIMRRVG